TCGGTGAGGTCTTTCAGAGTGGTTTTTTCCGAGCCGCCGAGGAAAATCCGGGTATCCATGTTGCCGATAATGGTTTCGGCATTGTCCTTATAGATGGCTTTTAGCTGGCTCTGCGCCTGTAAAATGACGCAGGCGGAAATCTCCCGGCTTCGGATGGTGGCAATGAGCTTTTCAAACTTTGGAATTTGGCCGATGTTGGCAAACTCATCCAGGAGGCAGCGTACATGCACCGGCAAGCGCCCGCCGTATTCGTTATCCGCCTTGTCGCACAGGAGATTGAACATCTGGCTGTACAGGAGGGCGGCGATAAAGGAAAAGCTGTCGTCGGTGTCGGAAATAATGACGAACAGTGCGGTCTTGCGGTCGCCCAGGGTGTCCAGTTCCATTTCATCATAGGCAATCAGCTCCCGCATTTCCTTGATGTCGAAGGGAGCAAGGCGTGCACCGCAGGAAATGAGAATGGATTTTGCCGTCTTTCCCGCCGCCAATTTATACTTTTTATATTGCCTTACGGCGAAATGCTGGGGCTCCCGTTCCTCCAGCGCGTCAAATATGAAATCCACGGCATTTTTAAACGATTCGTCATCCTCCCTGACCTCCATGGCGTTGATCATCTCCACAAGCGTATTGAGGTTGCGTTCCTCGTCGGGTGCCTCATAGTGGATGTAGCCGATTAAGGCACAATACAGCAAGGTTTCGGCTTTCACCCAGAAATCATCCCCAGCTTTACCTTCGCCCTTGGTGTTGGCAATGAGGGCTGTGACCAGCTTCAAAATGTCCTTTTCGGAACGGATGTAGGCAAAGGGGTTGTAGTGCATGGACTTTTTAAAGTCGATGGTATTGAGGATTTTGATGCGGTAGCCGCTTTTTTGCAGGAGCTTCCCACACTCCAGAATGAGGGTGCCCTTGGGGTCGGTAATGACGTAGGAACTGTGGAGCTGCATGAGATTCGGCTTCAACCAGAATCTCGTCTTGCCAGAGCCGGAACCGCCCACAATCAGCACGTTTTTATTCCGGGCGTACTTGGGCTTTTTCGGTCGGTTGTTCATGGTCAGCCCCTCGGTGGCTGTTAAAATGATGTTCTGCTCCGGCTTTTCATCCATGTAGGGCTTGATGTCGGTGGGCGTTCCCCAGCGGGCGGAGCCGTATTCCCTGTCCCTGCGCCACTTTTTGGCATTTTTCTTTTTAAAATATACCGTGGCAGAGACAGCAGCGGTGCCAATGACGCCTGCCAGCAGGTCATGGGGATGGAGAGAGGGCAGCGGTCTTGCCATTACGGAGTCCAGTATGCTGATGCTGCCGACCAGTTGATCTAAAACATTTGTGTCGGGAGCCAGCCGCCAGGCTTCACCCAGCTTATCCGCGAACCAGAATACCGGCACATAGGGAAGATTGGGAAGGACATATTTTCGCAAATTGTCGGTATTCATCGCTCCGGCCCTCCCCGGTCTTTGTTTTTCACACGGTCAATCACCGTGTTCTTGACAAGCTCTTTGAACCTGTTCAGCTGTGCCAGCACGGAGGGTTTGGCAGCATTTCGTTTCAGCGTTTTGGCACTGAACTCCGAAAAAGCGGCGGTCATGGCGTCAGCATCGCGGGCTTTGAAGAATACCAGCCATTTGGGGGGCGTTGAGACAGTGTCCCTTTTCAGCGCATAGTCAATGCCGTATTTGCGGGCGTAGGGCTCAAAGCTTTTGATATTCTGATCGGTAATCTCGATATTGGATAGCCCCGCATTCTGCTTGGCAAGCTGTTTTAGCGTTTGTTTGCCCTGTGGGGGTGCGTCCCTGGCCTGCTTCATTCTGCGCAGCGCGGCATTCATGGCCCTGGCCAACAGCCTGCCAGTCAGCTTTGTGCCTTTTACTGTCAGCGCCACGGTTTTCTCATTGACTTGTTCCTGCATCTCTCAAACTCCTTTCCTTTAAAATTTCTGCATTACAGGCCGGCAGCATTAAAATCCTCCATCAGGGGAATAATGCCGTTTTCTTTCAGTGTTTTGTACAAAAACAGGCGTCCTGCCTGTGTCCAGTAGGTGTGCATGACGCTTCTTTCTTCGTTGACATGATAGGTTCTTGAACAGGTGTATCCCTTTCCGACAAGGCCCTGATACAAAAGCCAGGTGCCGCCCAGCTTGAACTGGATGCCCAGCTCATGCAGAAGCTGGTTGAAGGATACCGCCGTCATGCCGTAATCCTTGGCAATGACGCTGACCTGCACGGCATTTTTGCTTTGCAGGATGAGGTCGTAATACCGCGCCTTGGGCGCAAGGGCTTCGATATGCTCTCTTAAAACAGTGTTTTGCTCCCGTTCCGCAAGCAGCCTGTCTAAAAGCTCGGAGGTAAACTCGGAGCTCTGGAACATTTTTCCAAGGATTTCCTCGGTGATGTAGGCCCCGTGCCTGCGGATGGAGGGAAGCACTTCGCTTGTCACCCAGCGTTTGAACTTTTTTGCCTGGGGAAGCTTGCTGGAGAGGATAAGGCTGTACAGACCGGATTCGTTGATGATGGTCATGTTGCGGTTTTGTCTGCCGTCGTGAATCGCGACGTCAGCTTTATCTTCCTCATCAACATGCTTCTTTAATGCGTCGCGGGTATTTTGGTAATTCAAAATGTCCGCTACATCCTTGCCCACGAACCACGGCTGACCGTCGATTTCCAGAACTCGGACTTTTCCAAATTCTTCGTTTTCAAACACTTGCAGCTTGTTTTCCATTTTTCTGCGCTCCTTTCCTTATTAAATAGAAAGCGCCGCCCTGTTCGGACGGCTTCTTTGCTCCTGTTCCTTTTGCTCCCGTATTGCTACCAGCAGCGTATCGTTGTAATCCTTGCCTGCAGGCGGAGGGGAAACGGTGATGCAAAGCGTCCGGTCACGGAGCATTTCATCTTCATAGACCGCCGCCTTGATTTTTTCAATGGCTTCCAGACCGGCTTTGTCATTATCCAGCCCCAACACGATATGGTTTACCTGCGGATGCTGCTGTAAGAATTGCAGCAGCGCCAGAGGCGACACACCGCCTAATGAAAGGTAGTGGCGGCCTTCCCAGCCGGCATCCTTTCTCTTTTGCAGTGTCGCCATAGAGAGGGTGTCAATGGGAGCCTCGGCCACCATTACAATTTCTCCGGGTGGAGCGCAGGCCGGAAGCAGAAAGCCAAACCGCTTGTCGCTGCCCTCCATATCCTGCCGTAAGCCGCTGGTTGTCCCGCGCACACAGGCGAAGCGCACCTTGCCGTGTTTATCTTTCTGTCCGACAAACACACAGTTGTGATATTTGCGCCCCTCATACAGTGTACCGGCTTCCACGCACCGTTTAAGAATATCCCGGTCAATACCCCGGCCTAACAGGTAAGCAATGGCGCGGTCATTGTTGACGTTTTTTGCAGGCAGGGCAAATGGCTTGGCTTTTTTCGGCGGCAGTGGCTTCGCCGTGCTGGCTGGAATAGGAGGCGGCGGCCCGGCACGGACGTCATAAGCTAGGGTCTGCACCGCTTCCGTAAATTCCATGCCCCGCACCTTGACGAGGTAATTCAGCGCCGTTGTGCCCCCAAAGCCACGGCTGTGCCAGTGCCATTTGCCGTTGGAGACGGTCAGGCTGTCATGGTCGCGCAGGCGGTATTCATGGCCGGTTTTTTTTAGGTTATGGGGCTCATTGGCAAGCAGGTAATCCAGAAGATCCACCTGCTTAGCCCGCGCAATCTGTTCCTCCGTCACCCACGGCATGGCGGCGTCTCCATTCTGGCAATACGGTTCATTTCGGTTTTCAGGCAGGTGCCGTCGCTGAACCGGCAGAGAAAACCGTGGTTTGGATAGGGGCAGCCTTCACAGAGCGTTTCCTGTTCCGTGCAGTATATACGGTCATCGTTATATCCTAACGGCTCCCGCTTCGGGGTATAGAGCGGGCTGCCGTTCTTTCTGTTCATTGGAAAATTCCTCCTAGAAAAAACTCGTGGTCACGGGGCAGAAAGCCCCGAAACTACGGTATTATATCGTCGACTACATGTAGTCAACGTACTTTTTTATTCATATAGCAACCCTCGAAGATGTTCCAGTTCTATGCGAAGCTTCCGATTTTCTTCTTCCAGTTTTGCTATGCGCTTATCTTTTGTTTCAATAATCACGTCCTTTGAACGCGATGTTTTGTCATATTTAGCACGTTTGTTCATTTCGTTATTCACATCACATGCCCGTTGTTCTTCAATTCTTTTTCGTATATCCACATCTTCATATAAAAAGCTTTTTGAAATACCACTATACCTATAGACACTATTAAAATTCACTTTCTTCCCAGATACAACCAACTGGTTGATTGCAACCAGTGCCTTTGCTTTTGCTTCTTGTGTTCTTTTTCTATCGCTTTCGAGTAATCCTTTCATTTTATCAGCCATCACACTCCTCCCGATGAATGCCATTTTTATGGATCAGCCCTTCCTTCTGGATTCGTGAGAGCATCTTTTCAAGGATTTCAAGATAATTCCGGTTCTTTTCTTCCCATTCGCTTCTCCCAAGTGTTTTGCTGATTTTTAGATGCTCTTTCACTTTTTCAATCTCTTTCTCATACTCTGCAATATTGTCACGGCTAGTACAGAAGTTAGCACAGTCAAGGCATTGGTTTATCTGTTGGCGGCATGGCAGTTTTGCTGGTTTAAAGCACAATCCGAATGGGACTCTCACAGCATCCAGATTCTTGCGGATAAATTCATATCGGATTTCTTCTTTTAGCTTTTCCTTATGCCCATTAGGCGGCGTACTTTCAAGATGCAGAAGGTTTAGTTTCTCTGTCTCTTTCCATTTCCTATACAGCATGTTTTCAGTGACCTTCGAATAGTGCAACGTCATTTGAAGGCTGCAATGTCCTAGAATCTGCTGAATGATTCCTATGGGCATTCCCTGCTCTGTATATTCTAATGCCCTCGTATGTCTTAGGGCATGAGCCTTGAAATGGTATGGCTTTTCATCCCCGTCAAGGATTCCTTTCTTGTCTATCAATTGCTGTACGGCTGCTGAGAATGCTGGTTTGCTTAATGGAAGCCCTTTACAGCGCCCTTCATAGGTATTGAACAGGTATTTATCTGGATTATTGTCATCTGTGCTGCGCTTCACTGCATCATCCACAATCTTTTTTACCATATCTGCTACTTCTTTACGGATTGGAATCTTTAAAAGTGGTATCCCTGTCTTTGTGATCTCTGCACACAGATAAGGAATGTATTCTTTGTCATGGCTATTCCACAGATGCTCTAGACAACTGTCATATCTGAGGTTCAGAACATCTGTCCCACGCCATCCTGTCTCCCGGAGCAGGACATATACTGGCATCATTTCTACAGGTTCTATCTCGCCAATGCAGACATCTAGTTGCCATCTGATTGGTTCTGGCACATATTTTACTTTTCCCATGGTATCTGCTGACCGCTCACGCTTTGGTATATCATCTTCAAATATCAGTCGGTTTACATCCTTCTTCGGTGCTTGTGGGTACTCAGCAAGCTGTATATAGTCAATAAACTGCCGGATAAACGAGACTGCCTTGCTGCGAAATGTAGCGTTTTTACCTTCATAGTCACCGGCAACCCAGCCTAAGTATTTTTCAATGTCCTGCCTTGCAAGTCTCTCAAGGAAGCCATCTGTATATCTATGGGCATAAAAAGTCCTAAAAAAGTATCGGATATACATCATCATTTCTGTGCAATAGGACCAGCTTCGTTTGATGACAAGGCGGCTCATAAAGCGCTTTGTCATTTCACGGTAATAGGTTGGTATATTCTCGAAGCTTATGCTGACCTTCTCGCGTTTTCCTGCCGCTGATACTTTTGTGCCTGGAATACGGGCGGCACGCCAGACATCCTTTTCTAGCTCATCACGGTCACCATAGTAATCCGTGATGAACTTGGCAGCTCCATGCTTTAATTGCAGATATCTGTAGCTTTCTGTGTCATTCAGTCCTGCATTTTCTAATTCCCTGTCATAAGTGTTCAGCCCATTAAAGCTTGTTACATTCCTTATTGATGACAGCAGTTTTCCTATGTTTGCTATCGCCTGCCGGTAGTTCTTATAGACACTGATAGCTTCGATAATCCCATCCTTCATAGAGTAGAGTAGGAAGTATTTCATTTCTACTTTTAATCGCTCATTTTTGTATGAACTGAAGTCACAAAGAAGCCAGTGACCTGACTTTATCACGGGTATTAAAGCCTCCTTGAAACTTTCGGCATCCATGTACCATCTATCATTATCTTTCCAGTAATCTCCTTCTGATGACAGATATTGAATCATCCGATAGTATCTTTCATCAAATAACTCATATTGGGTACGAGTTGCTGTTTTCATTACTGACCAGCCTCCCTTCCCATGGAGGGGATTTTGAGGCTCTCTGTTACTTTCCTAAACGCTTCTGCCACTTCCTCTTCTGAAGGATGGACATAGGTATCTAATGTTGTGTAAATGTTTTTATGTCCTGCACGGTGCTTGAGCATTTCCGGTTCCCATCCCGCCGAATAAAGCAGGCTAAGCGATGTGTGGCGAAACATATGAGGCGTCACTCTGATGCTGGTCTTTTTGCGCAGACTTCGAAAGAGATTATCCACATCTGTGTAATCCATTGCGCTTCCTTTCATGGCTCCCTTAAGTTTGAGGAATACATGATTGGTATGGATTTCAGCGGTATGGTGCTCACAGATATACTCTGTGAATAAATCCATCAATTCCTGTGTACAATCTAGCCTTCGTGGGCTTGATACTGTCTTGATCTCTGCCTGGTTCTCCAGTTCTCCCCTATCATGCAGAGTAATGGTCAGTCCTGCCATATCGAAATCTTCAAGCCATAGGGAAAGGGCTTCACCAATCCGCATTCCTGTCTCAAACAGTAGATACAGCAGGAGGTAGTCTCTTAAGTTTGTGCAGGAATTGAGAAGTACTGTGGCATTTTCCTTGCTAATGGTTCGGAGCTGCATCCTTGGTACCGGCAGCTTTAGGATATGGCTTTTTATCCTCCTGTTCTCCGCTATTCCATGTAGGAAACTCCTGTAATTTCTGCCTGGATCCCTAACAAACTTCGCTAGTTTTTCTGATAGCTGGTTTTCCATGCCTTCATGTCGGAGAAGATAGTCGTAAAACATAACAATCGTGTCTACCATTGCATTGATTGTCTGTGGCTGATGCTCTGGCTCAAATCGAATAGGGACTACTTTCTTTAGGATATCGGGGTTTTTAAGCCATGCCAGAAATCCCGCAAGGTCATCAATATTTACCTGCTCATAATCCTTTCCGGCTTCTCCAAGATAAGTGAAAAAGTGTTTCAAGTGGATGCAGTGCATCCTGAGCGTGTTTCTTGCATATCCAGTATTGTCTTTGAACTTCAGATATTTCAGCACTGGCGACACCGGTGCTCCTGTGTCATAAGCCAGATAGTATCTGATCCTTCCATCCACTGTCTTTAGTTTTACTATTTTCATTGTTCATGCTCCTTTCTTTAGTTGCATGAACAACAATAGCATTTTTTCTTAACGTCGGCTACGTTAACTACCTTGACTATACATCACGAGTTTTGAGTGTAGTCCACGTTAAATATACCTACGTTGACTACGTTAACTACTATGATTTATGACCACGAGTTATCCTTCGTGTTGTTTTTCTATGGAGACAAAGCAAAAAACGGGGCGCTCGCCATCATTGACGAACGCCCCGGTTTTTACTTTGTCTCTGATTCAATTTAACTTACCGCCTGTTTTTTATGCCAGTTTTCCAACAGTCCCATAATGACCTTTTCCATCTGTTTTGGCGTATAGTCCTGGGGAAAATATTGTTTAAGGCGGCTTCCGGCCAGTGTGAGCTTAACAGGTTCCTTTTTTTCCTCCGCCAAAATGGAATCGATCATTTCGGGGGTCAGTTCCCCCGACTGGCTGTGCTTTTTGAGCCTTTGCGCCTGCGGCAGGGACGGCGTGGCTTCATACTTCGCCATTGCATCCATCAGGCTTGACTGCTCCTTCCGGCTGAGATAGGACAGCTCTACGGCTGGATTAAATGCAATTTTCTTCGCATCCACCAGGTCAATCAGTCCGGGTACAAGCTCCGTCAGCCGGATCATCCGGTAAATTTGACTTTTACTTTCCCCGGCCTGCTTGGAGACAACCGTTACGGACAATGTACCGATGTCGATACCGTCCACCACGATACCACGATGCTTTAATGCCTCCAGCTTCATACGGTAGGCCCATGCCTTTTCGCTGGGTAGCAGGCTTTCCCTTTGTTCCAGATTGGTATCCACCATGATAATAACCGCTTCATCATCGTCCATTTCGCGCACAATAACGGGCATGGTGGTTCTTCCGGCCAATTCACTGGCAAGTTTACGCCGATTGCCCGCTACAAGCTCATAATTGCCATCAGTACGGGGACGGACAAGACCGGGGACAAGGACGCCGTATTTCTTGACACTTTCAGCAGTTTTCTTCATAGCCTCATCATTTCGCACCTGAAACGGGTGAAATTCAGGGGGACATAGTTTGTCAAGCGGCATTTCTATCACTTTCTCAGCATTTACTTCTGTTACGGTATCGCTTATACGGAAAATATCATCATAGCTGGCAAGTGCCAGAGCACCTTTTGTTTTAGCCAACGGAAAGCACCTCCCTTGTCAGGGTCTCATATGCCACCGCTACCTTTCCGCGCGGGTCATAGGTGTATATGCTTTTTCCAGTTTTGCTGATTTCGGAAGCACGAACCGACCGGGGAATATGGCTGAACATATGAAGCCTGCTTCCGTAAGCCTCATTCAGGGATTCCATGATTTCTTTTGCATCATTCGTCCGTTCATCCACCATTGTAGGCAGAATGCCGCCGATTTCAAGGCGGGGGTTGATCTGCCTGTGTACTCTTGCGATGGTTTTCAGCAGCAGCTCCAGCCCCTTTGCGGGCAGGTATTCGGCCTGCACAGGAATCAGCACGGAATCCGCCGCTGCCAGTGCGTTGACGGTCAACATCCCCAGAGATGGAGATGTGTCCAGAAGAATAAAGTCATATAGGTGCTTTACAGTTTCAAGATATTGGCGTAAAATGGTTTCACGGCTCATGGCGTTTACCAGGGAGATTTCCACACCAGAAAGCTCTATGCTGGCGGGCATAAGGTCAACGCCTTCCGCGTGATGGATAATCCCCGCTTTCAAAGGCAGGGGATTATCCTCTATAATTCCGCTCATAACTGTTGCCAGCGTGATGGGAATTCCGTCCGGCTTTGGATAGCCGAGACTGATGGTGAGCGACGCCTGCGGGTCTACATCAAGTACCAGGACCTTTTTGCCCTTCCGGGCAAGCCCGATTCCGAGACTGACGGTTGTGACTGACTTTCCGACTCCGCCTTTTTGATTGGATATGCTTATAATGGTTGCCATATAGTATACCTTCCTTTCCCAAATATTTTCGGTGCTAACATAACAAACGGTTTTTCCGCGTGGTTTTTTCGTTAGCTTTTCATGTGGAAAAAGAATGAAAAAGAATAACGACGAACCCCGAAAACCCTTTATACATGCGGTTTTACCGTTTCGTCGTTATTATACTATATGGGCACAGTTTTGCAACCCATTTATTAGATGATGGGGTTAGTGTTTTTCATATTCAAAGATTGTTAGGACACGCGTCCATTCGAACCACTTGTATCTACCTCCACCTTCAAAGACACGACCTAGCAAAAATCATTAGTCCTTTGGATTCTTTAGAGGATCCAGAAAATGATTGAAGTTGCTGATGTCTTCCGCAAACATGGCACCAGCTACCGACAAGCTCATAAGCTACCATACCCTGTTCATAAAGCAATGGGTGCCATTGAAAGTTGCCGAACAGCACAGTTAGGTGGTCATGTAGATGAATGTAATACCTGTGGTCATTTAAAAATATCATATAATTCTTGCCGTAACAGGCATTGTCCTAAATGCCAGGGACTTGCCAAGGAAAAATGGCTCGACCAAAGAAAAAAGGATTTGCTGCCAGTTCAGTATTTCCATGTGGTATTTACAATTCCTGATGAATTAAATCCTATTGCTTTAAGGAACAAGAGAGAAGTCTATAGTATCCTTTTGAAGGCTGCTTCAGAAACACTATTAGAGCTTGGTAAAGATCCAAAGCATCTAGGCGCTCAGGTAGGATTTACAGCAATACTCCATACCTGGGGCCAAAATCTTCTAGACCATCCACACCTTCATTGTGTTGTCCCTGGGGGAGGATTATCTTTAGATGGTGACCGTTGGATACCTGCTAAAGAAGACTTTTTTATACCGGTAAAAGTAATGTCTAGGTTATTTCGTGGTAAGTTTCTAGACTATATTAAAAAGGCTTATGTTGACGGTGATTTAAATATGGTTGGGACAATTCAGCCTTTAAATAACCCCCAAAGCTTCAACGACCTTCTAAGTAAGCTTTACAAAAAAGAATGGGTGGTATACTGTAAACCTCCCTTTGGCAGTCCTGAGCACGTAATTGAATATTTAGGGAGATACACACACAGAATTGCAATTTCAAATAATCGTATTGCTAATATGGACAATGACAAAGTTACATTTAACTGGCGTGATTACAGTGATGATAACAAAAACAAGCTCATGACTCTAGAGGCTTTTGAATTCATCCGTAGGTTTTTATTACACGTTTTACCAGATAGCTTTGTTAAGATCCGCCACTTCGGTATCCTAAGCAACTGCAACCGTAAAACAAAACTAAAAAAGTGCCAGCAGCTTCTTAGCGTCGAGCCATGTGCTGAGGAAAAATCTAATAAAAGTTGGGAGGAACTATATTTTGAGCTAACTGGAACAGACCTACGCATTTGCCCCTGTTGTGAAAAAGGCAAAATGATTAGAAAAGAGCCATTACATCCTAGACAGCCGCCTCATCCTAAACGGTTAACTGCTTAATTTTTAAAAACGGCACTAGTCCAAAGGGGTAAGTGTAACCCTGAGCAGGTATATTATTGAAAATTAACCGATATTAAGCATGTTTACCTAATTACTGTTTATGGCCTGTTTAAGAAAATCTTAAATTGACTATAGATAAACATATCTTTTTGACCAAAAAACAGTATTTGAAGCCGGGCCAAATAACATTTTTCAGGGTTAAAAAAGCAATCCAATCCCCATAGGTTTTCTTAGGCGGCTTAGTCCAACTAATTGTATCTAAAGTTTAGGTTTCTGATTTCAAATTACTTGTTTGTAAATCAGCTATCAGTTTTTGATTTCTAGATGGCTGATTTTTATACAACAAACTTCAGATACAATCCTATTCGTTATAAGAACTAAATATTTTTAAAACACCCACATAAACACCACTCCCCCACCTGTAATCTCTCCTTTACTTCAGGCTAGGTAAGGTTTTAGAAAAAAAGTTAAATCTCACCTTTGCCTTTGTAAAGAAGGGTGTACTCCCGGGCAAAGGGAGCTTTCCAGGTTGCCACTATTTGCCCGGGAATATTATTTCTGAAATAATGTTTCATAAAACCAACTTCCACAAATTAAATTCCTTTCCTTTTTGCCATGTCTAATTCCTCGTTTTTAATGTCTAAAACTTCGCTTTTAATGTCTAAAACTTCGTTTTCTTGTATTAAGCCAAATCCATAACATACAAAAACAGTCATTTTAGCGGAAGGGCTGCCTTTTCACATTATTGCTACATTTTTCCTATTTTGTGGAACAAAAGGAAACTAGTGTCGTCTAATATACAGGATAACTACCGCAAAGACCAAGAAATGCAGCTTTGAAGAATGGTACTTCCATCATACAAAACTATTAAAAGGAGGGTCTTATGAAAAAACTTTTTATGGTATTAATGGCATTTCTTTCACCACGCATCTGGGAACATAGAATTTGTTTATCATGAAAAA
The window above is part of the Desulfitibacter alkalitolerans DSM 16504 genome. Proteins encoded here:
- a CDS encoding IS91 family transposase — its product is MIEVADVFRKHGTSYRQAHKLPYPVHKAMGAIESCRTAQLGGHVDECNTCGHLKISYNSCRNRHCPKCQGLAKEKWLDQRKKDLLPVQYFHVVFTIPDELNPIALRNKREVYSILLKAASETLLELGKDPKHLGAQVGFTAILHTWGQNLLDHPHLHCVVPGGGLSLDGDRWIPAKEDFFIPVKVMSRLFRGKFLDYIKKAYVDGDLNMVGTIQPLNNPQSFNDLLSKLYKKEWVVYCKPPFGSPEHVIEYLGRYTHRIAISNNRIANMDNDKVTFNWRDYSDDNKNKLMTLEAFEFIRRFLLHVLPDSFVKIRHFGILSNCNRKTKLKKCQQLLSVEPCAEEKSNKSWEELYFELTGTDLRICPCCEKGKMIRKEPLHPRQPPHPKRLTA